A single region of the Kocuria rosea genome encodes:
- a CDS encoding heparan-alpha-glucosaminide N-acetyltransferase domain-containing protein produces MSDRHRTEAPDRATPPEDSPTRGRLVAIDAARGLALIGLTAIHFLPASNEETHEPTWSWILFAGDSAALFALLAGVGLAFGTGGRTRRQGQSMTAARVGVAVRALLIAAVGMSIGYLMPKDPPAVNILVYYGVFFLLTIPFLHLRPVTLVMCAMLFGVVAPVLMQILRGRLPEFTAYNPTFNDVVTVPGATAAQLLLTGTYPALPYMTYLLTGLALGRLNLRNVQVQTSLVLIGAGLAAFAYLSSYVLLYVAEGYHQLLPSVPEQSEEVVDEILVWGTDEGLPTSTGWWLAVTTPHANMPLAIAWSLGIGLAVLGTFLLLARTIGPWLLPLSAMGAMTLTLYSVQLVLLSFELHYDQPEIWFLAYLLLAALFAVGWQRAFGQGPLERLVSMAAKGAGRAVVGDGTRPALH; encoded by the coding sequence ATGAGCGACCGCCATAGAACCGAAGCCCCCGACCGGGCCACTCCTCCAGAGGATTCCCCCACGCGGGGACGGCTGGTCGCGATCGACGCTGCCCGGGGGCTGGCGCTGATCGGATTGACCGCCATCCATTTCCTGCCCGCCTCCAATGAGGAGACACACGAGCCGACCTGGTCCTGGATCCTCTTCGCCGGGGACTCGGCGGCGTTGTTCGCTTTGCTGGCCGGGGTGGGGCTGGCTTTCGGCACAGGTGGACGCACCCGTCGGCAGGGGCAGTCGATGACGGCCGCCCGGGTCGGGGTGGCGGTCCGGGCCCTGCTGATTGCCGCAGTGGGCATGTCCATCGGGTACCTGATGCCTAAAGACCCCCCGGCCGTCAACATCTTGGTCTACTACGGGGTGTTCTTCCTGCTGACCATTCCCTTCCTCCACTTACGCCCCGTGACCCTGGTCATGTGCGCGATGCTCTTCGGAGTCGTGGCACCGGTGCTGATGCAGATCCTGCGGGGCCGGTTGCCGGAGTTCACCGCCTACAACCCCACTTTCAACGACGTGGTCACCGTTCCCGGGGCGACAGCGGCCCAGCTGTTGCTGACCGGCACGTACCCGGCCCTGCCGTACATGACGTACCTGCTGACCGGACTGGCCCTGGGGCGTCTGAACCTGCGCAATGTGCAGGTCCAAACCTCGCTGGTGTTGATAGGGGCCGGGCTCGCCGCATTCGCCTACCTGAGCTCCTACGTTCTGCTCTACGTTGCCGAGGGCTACCACCAGTTGTTGCCCAGCGTCCCGGAACAGAGCGAGGAAGTGGTGGATGAGATCCTCGTGTGGGGAACCGACGAGGGGCTGCCCACCAGCACCGGGTGGTGGCTGGCCGTCACCACCCCGCACGCGAACATGCCGCTGGCCATTGCCTGGAGCCTGGGGATCGGGCTGGCCGTGCTCGGGACCTTCCTTCTCCTGGCCCGCACGATTGGGCCGTGGCTGCTACCTCTGTCGGCGATGGGGGCGATGACCCTGACCCTCTACTCGGTCCAGCTGGTGCTGTTGTCCTTCGAGCTGCACTACGACCAACCCGAGATCTGGTTCCTGGCCTATCTTCTCCTGGCTGCCCTGTTCGCGGTGGGTTGGCAGCGCGCCTTCGGGCAAGGGCCCTTGGAACGACTCGTCAGTATGGCCGCCAAGGGAGCTGGTCGCGCCGTGGTGGGGGACGGGACTCGCCCCGCACTCCACTGA
- a CDS encoding DUF2933 domain-containing protein, with protein sequence MSHHHSSNGESDIKRMRQKARLRAGVVILVIGSVIYLLTNHWVHVLDSLPYVFGAAMLVMHLFGHGGHGGHSGHGASGRTSGHGGRPDQEGAGDVR encoded by the coding sequence ATGTCACACCACCACAGCTCCAACGGTGAGTCCGACATTAAAAGAATGCGGCAAAAAGCGCGTCTCCGCGCCGGCGTCGTGATATTGGTGATCGGCTCAGTGATCTACCTGCTGACCAATCACTGGGTGCACGTGCTGGATTCGTTACCGTATGTGTTCGGGGCGGCCATGCTCGTGATGCACCTCTTTGGCCATGGAGGCCATGGAGGTCACAGCGGGCATGGGGCGTCGGGCCGTACTTCGGGACACGGTGGTCGTCCCGATCAGGAAGGGGCCGGCGATGTCCGCTGA
- a CDS encoding methyltransferase family protein, producing MSAEYGYGLWWLVALNSLVFIVFAASFVQPKTKLDWRALGGFSAFVVAMFTEMYGFPLTIFLLSGWLGERVPGQQSLDHLSGHLWQELFGWEGDPHLNPLHLLSNVVIGVGLYLLYRAWRVLYTAQREGRLATTGPYARLRHPQYVGFLAVMVGFLLQWPTVLTLLMFPVLVVVYWRLGRKEEQVLTRQFGTAYQDYARRVPRFVPRLRRQAA from the coding sequence ATGTCCGCTGAGTACGGGTATGGCTTGTGGTGGTTGGTGGCCCTGAATTCCTTGGTGTTCATCGTCTTTGCCGCCAGTTTCGTCCAGCCCAAGACCAAGCTGGACTGGCGTGCCTTGGGCGGGTTCTCGGCGTTTGTCGTGGCGATGTTCACGGAAATGTACGGTTTCCCGCTGACCATCTTCTTGCTCTCGGGTTGGCTGGGCGAGCGGGTGCCCGGCCAGCAGTCCTTGGACCACCTTTCCGGGCACCTGTGGCAGGAGCTGTTCGGGTGGGAGGGGGACCCCCATCTGAACCCCCTGCACCTGCTCAGTAACGTCGTGATCGGGGTGGGGTTGTACCTGTTGTACCGGGCGTGGCGGGTGCTCTACACGGCCCAGCGTGAAGGGCGTCTGGCCACTACCGGCCCGTACGCGCGCCTCCGGCACCCACAGTACGTGGGGTTCTTGGCCGTCATGGTGGGCTTCTTACTCCAGTGGCCCACCGTGCTGACCCTGCTCATGTTCCCGGTGCTGGTGGTCGTCTACTGGCGTCTGGGGCGCAAAGAGGAACAAGTGCTGACCCGGCAGTTCGGGACCGCGTACCAGGACTACGCCCGCCGGGTGCCGCGGTTCGTCCCCCGGCTCCGCCGACAGGCGGCATGA
- a CDS encoding DMT family transporter, with protein sequence MLWVTTAWGLCFVAIRWGLQDAPVLWFAAMRALIAGAALLLVSAVQGRPLWPRDRVWGLLTAMAVVNVTVAFAAMFAGTAGLATGAAAVLSNAQPLLILLPAWWLYGEAVSVRTVAALVVGFTGLVLVGVASGGGQGAWLSLLSAVAITAGTLMARRMSGTDLLVAIAWHFVLGGLLLVVLAAVVEGAPAITWTPRVVLALGFLSLIGTAADFVAWFRQAQVARLDLLGAWTLLVPVIGMAVSAVLPGERPTMWSALGAAIVLVSLVLTTVPGRARRGP encoded by the coding sequence ATGTTGTGGGTCACCACGGCCTGGGGTTTGTGTTTCGTGGCCATCCGGTGGGGGTTGCAAGATGCGCCGGTGCTGTGGTTCGCGGCGATGCGCGCGCTGATCGCCGGGGCCGCATTGCTGCTGGTCTCCGCCGTGCAGGGGCGGCCCCTGTGGCCGCGGGATCGGGTCTGGGGATTGTTGACGGCGATGGCGGTAGTGAATGTGACCGTGGCTTTTGCCGCGATGTTCGCTGGGACCGCCGGTTTGGCCACGGGGGCGGCAGCGGTGCTGTCGAATGCCCAACCATTGCTGATCCTTTTGCCGGCCTGGTGGCTTTACGGTGAGGCCGTGTCCGTGCGCACGGTGGCGGCCCTGGTGGTCGGATTCACCGGGTTGGTGCTGGTGGGGGTGGCCAGTGGCGGCGGGCAAGGGGCGTGGCTGTCGTTGCTCTCGGCGGTGGCCATCACCGCCGGAACGCTGATGGCTCGACGGATGTCGGGGACGGATCTGCTGGTCGCCATCGCCTGGCACTTTGTGCTCGGCGGTCTCCTGCTGGTGGTGCTGGCCGCTGTGGTTGAAGGCGCCCCGGCCATCACGTGGACACCCCGGGTCGTGCTGGCGCTGGGGTTCCTGTCACTGATCGGGACCGCGGCGGACTTTGTTGCGTGGTTCCGTCAGGCCCAGGTTGCGCGGCTGGACCTGCTTGGTGCGTGGACTCTGCTGGTGCCCGTGATCGGCATGGCGGTCTCGGCGGTGCTGCCCGGGGAACGGCCCACCATGTGGAGCGCCCTGGGGGCGGCGATCGTGCTGGTCTCGTTAGTGCTGACCACGGTCCCGGGCAGGGCTCGCCGGGGACCATGA
- a CDS encoding universal stress protein codes for MSAAKTFRIVVGVDGSPESLRALEWAVAEARLRQGQVHVVTAWQHPAMVVGDDDHDWDPTRYEARARRLQDEALRSVHAGPEDITGEVVPGQPAAVLLEASTEADLLVVGSHGYGGFTGLLLGSVSNQVVHHARCPVLVVKPRRQGRL; via the coding sequence GTGAGCGCCGCAAAGACCTTCCGAATCGTGGTCGGGGTGGATGGTTCCCCCGAGTCTTTGAGGGCGTTGGAGTGGGCGGTCGCCGAGGCCCGGTTGCGCCAGGGGCAGGTGCATGTGGTGACCGCCTGGCAGCACCCGGCCATGGTGGTCGGCGACGACGACCACGACTGGGATCCAACCAGATACGAAGCGAGGGCCCGGCGACTCCAGGACGAAGCGCTGCGCAGCGTCCACGCCGGTCCGGAGGACATCACCGGGGAGGTGGTCCCAGGGCAGCCGGCCGCCGTGCTGCTCGAGGCCTCCACCGAGGCCGATCTGCTGGTCGTGGGCTCCCACGGTTACGGCGGCTTCACCGGCCTGCTGCTGGGTTCGGTCTCCAACCAGGTCGTCCACCACGCCCGCTGCCCCGTACTCGTCGTCAAACCCAGACGCCAAGGCCGGCTGTAG
- a CDS encoding type II glyceraldehyde-3-phosphate dehydrogenase gives MDQTIRVGVNGYGVIGKRVADAVTAQQDMELVGVSDVISDYRITAAVSRGIPVYASTTEGVAAMRSAGITLTGELHQLLDAVDVIVDCTPAKIGASNLEHYRAHGVKAIFQGGEKHALTGHSFVAHANYATALGRDTTRVVSCNTTATVRTLTALKDVGLLTKARGVLIRRATDPWESDHSGIMNTIVPETAIPSHQGPDAQTVVPDLDVVTMAAKGAHTQNHLHYWTIDLTRPATSEEVLEALSAMPRIAQVRSSDGIVAPNSTIELMRDLGRPRGDMYEVAVWADILTVRGEELFCTYTVDNQAVVIPENIDAIRALAGTVTDGAESMSRTDTSLGVRADFLTPAPHPDRIYPTARART, from the coding sequence ATGGACCAGACCATACGAGTGGGCGTCAACGGCTACGGGGTGATCGGCAAACGCGTGGCCGATGCGGTCACCGCCCAACAGGACATGGAACTGGTCGGGGTCAGTGACGTGATCTCCGACTACCGGATCACCGCCGCCGTCTCCCGCGGCATCCCCGTCTACGCCTCCACCACCGAGGGCGTCGCGGCGATGCGCTCAGCAGGCATCACCCTGACGGGGGAACTGCATCAGCTCCTCGACGCCGTGGACGTGATCGTGGACTGCACCCCGGCCAAGATCGGGGCGAGCAACCTCGAGCACTACCGGGCCCACGGGGTCAAGGCCATCTTCCAGGGTGGGGAGAAGCACGCTCTCACCGGCCACTCCTTCGTCGCTCACGCCAACTACGCCACCGCCCTCGGCCGGGACACCACCCGGGTGGTCTCCTGCAACACCACCGCCACCGTCCGTACCCTCACTGCCCTGAAGGACGTCGGGTTACTGACCAAAGCACGCGGGGTGCTCATCCGCCGGGCCACCGACCCCTGGGAATCCGATCACTCCGGGATCATGAACACCATCGTCCCAGAAACGGCCATCCCCAGCCATCAAGGACCCGACGCCCAGACGGTCGTACCGGACCTCGACGTGGTCACCATGGCCGCCAAGGGCGCCCACACCCAGAATCACCTGCACTACTGGACCATCGACCTCACCCGCCCCGCCACCTCCGAAGAAGTCCTCGAGGCGCTGAGTGCCATGCCGCGCATCGCCCAGGTCCGCAGCAGCGACGGGATCGTGGCACCCAACAGCACCATCGAGCTGATGCGAGACCTCGGCCGGCCCCGCGGGGACATGTACGAGGTCGCCGTGTGGGCCGACATCCTCACGGTGCGCGGCGAGGAACTGTTCTGCACCTACACCGTCGACAACCAAGCGGTGGTCATCCCGGAGAACATCGACGCGATCCGGGCCCTGGCCGGCACCGTCACCGACGGGGCCGAATCCATGAGCCGCACCGACACCTCCCTGGGCGTGCGCGCCGACTTCCTCACCCCCGCACCGCACCCGGACCGCATCTACCCTACGGCGAGGGCACGGACGTGA
- a CDS encoding ABC1 kinase family protein, translating to MTNTHAERYQQITEILARHGLGFLVGAAGLQRWVPFERGLLGHEQRAEPYTNPEHLRLALEQLGPVFVKLGQVLSTRADLLPEPYRQQLSLLQDSTPPVPGRIITDLIVGELGHAPSELFAAFDEEPLASASLGQAHAARLADGTEVVVKARRPGVAAQVQEDLEILQNMAARASRHWEAAADYDLTGIAEEFATTLRAELDYLTEGRNTERFAANFADNDTIRVPRVFWETTTSRVLTLERMHGLKINDLAGLDATGTDRAALATRATGAVAQMVFRDGFFHADPHPGNLFVEPNGRIALIDFGMVGDIDEQLRDRLGALLLALVRQHPRRIATALVELTTSRRPVKLPALTEDLAPVVALYSGRTLGEVKVGNLIKEVLAILRRHHLQLPRELSLLLKMLLMAEGMGTTLDPQFQLGEVLRPYAHGLVLERYSPSAIAGRLSQAGADVVDLTAELPEQLRRVQAILEAGGPELHLRTVELDPLIDRLESAGQRLGLAILAAAFVRGLGDLAATDPVRRRSWQLPVLSTGLGATGSLGAYLAWSAHRQRRRRP from the coding sequence ATGACTAACACCCACGCCGAGCGGTACCAGCAGATCACCGAAATCCTGGCCCGTCACGGACTGGGCTTCCTGGTGGGGGCGGCAGGCCTGCAACGGTGGGTGCCTTTCGAGCGCGGTCTGCTGGGGCACGAACAGCGCGCGGAACCGTACACGAACCCCGAGCACCTGCGCCTGGCCCTGGAACAACTGGGACCGGTCTTCGTCAAGCTCGGGCAGGTGCTGTCGACCCGGGCTGATCTGCTGCCCGAACCGTACCGGCAGCAACTGTCCCTGCTACAAGACTCCACACCGCCGGTGCCCGGGCGGATCATCACGGACCTGATCGTCGGCGAGCTCGGTCACGCCCCCTCGGAGCTATTCGCCGCCTTCGATGAAGAACCTCTGGCCAGTGCATCCCTGGGGCAGGCCCATGCGGCCCGCCTGGCCGACGGCACCGAGGTCGTGGTCAAGGCGCGTCGACCCGGGGTCGCCGCACAGGTCCAAGAAGACCTGGAGATCCTGCAGAACATGGCCGCCCGGGCCAGCCGCCATTGGGAGGCCGCCGCCGACTACGACCTGACCGGCATTGCCGAGGAGTTCGCCACCACGCTGCGGGCGGAACTGGACTACCTCACCGAAGGACGCAACACCGAACGTTTCGCGGCGAACTTCGCCGACAACGACACCATCCGTGTCCCCCGGGTCTTCTGGGAGACCACCACCTCCCGGGTGTTGACCCTGGAACGGATGCACGGGCTGAAGATCAACGACCTGGCGGGGCTCGATGCCACCGGGACCGACCGTGCGGCCCTGGCGACCCGCGCGACCGGTGCGGTGGCCCAGATGGTGTTCCGGGACGGCTTCTTCCACGCCGACCCGCACCCGGGCAACCTCTTCGTCGAACCCAACGGGCGCATCGCCCTGATCGATTTCGGCATGGTCGGGGACATCGACGAGCAACTGCGTGACCGCCTCGGAGCGCTGCTGCTGGCCCTGGTGCGCCAGCATCCCCGGCGGATCGCCACCGCCCTGGTGGAGCTGACCACCTCCCGCCGCCCCGTCAAACTCCCCGCCCTGACCGAGGACCTGGCCCCCGTCGTCGCCCTCTACTCCGGGCGGACCCTGGGTGAGGTCAAGGTGGGGAACCTCATCAAGGAAGTTCTCGCCATCCTGCGCCGTCACCACCTGCAGTTGCCACGGGAGCTCTCCTTGTTGCTGAAAATGCTGCTAATGGCCGAAGGTATGGGGACGACGCTGGACCCCCAGTTCCAGCTGGGTGAAGTCCTCCGCCCGTACGCCCACGGGCTGGTGCTGGAGCGCTACTCCCCCTCCGCCATCGCCGGACGCCTGTCCCAGGCAGGGGCCGATGTCGTGGATCTCACCGCTGAGTTGCCCGAGCAGCTACGCCGCGTCCAGGCCATACTCGAGGCCGGGGGCCCCGAACTGCACCTGCGCACCGTAGAACTGGACCCTCTCATTGACCGCCTCGAGTCGGCAGGCCAACGGTTAGGCCTGGCGATCCTGGCGGCCGCCTTCGTGCGAGGACTCGGTGATCTGGCCGCAACGGACCCGGTGCGGCGCCGATCCTGGCAACTACCGGTGCTCAGCACGGGTCTGGGCGCGACCGGCTCCCTGGGCGCCTACCTGGCCTGGTCGGCGCACCGGCAACGACGCCGCCGGCCCTGA
- a CDS encoding beta-phosphoglucomutase family hydrolase yields the protein MRLEHLVPALASTDQGYRAVIFDMDGVVTDTAGVHARAWKALFDEILPALSPTVQELFDADTDYRAYLDGRPRRDGVRTFLAARGLSVPEGGPGDGAQMLTVHGLAARKQELFAAELTRQGVRAFPDALVVLRALVSRGVPTALVTSSRNSASVLEAARVGHLFTVRVDGTDAHRLGMPGKPDPAVFLEAARRLEVAPAEAVVIEDSTAGVTAAAAGGFGQVVGVDRTGNAHELTAAGAHLVVEDLRRVPLVPLAEDGLQMEHRGPWCGGAVTAAADGWRLVYDRFDPVQEGTREALCTLGNGYWATRGAVPGSTADGTHYPGTYFAGVYNRRTTDLAGHQVETEHLVNAPDWTYLSVRPAQGTLLHPGCPEMIAHHQVLDLRHGVLTRTNRYRDATGHTTRVTSRQLHSLARPYVAALEVTVEAEDWSGELIVESTVNSAVSNRNVIADRELANEHWGPVESRELDAETVLCQATTTQSGITVATAARTRVFPCSAQTGRRLATRHGHGHGHEITLMLRPGQPVTLEKTAVVATSRDRALSTPALDVGSKIDEAPRFALLLAEQGTAWAELWDRFGIDLEAGAAQELALNLHLFHVLQTVAATGPDLDAGLPARGLHGEGYRGHIFWDELFVYPMLTLRRPELTRSFLLYRYRRLGAARAAARQAGLEGALFPWQSGSDGREETPTALFNVRNGQWMPDNSHRQRHVGLAVAYSVWQYYQATDDIGFLTDYGAEMIIEVARLVSSLAVHDPVEDRFDITGVMGPDEYHDGYPDAPGQGVRNNTYTNVLAAWVLARAGEIVDLLAGHDCDPLWRQLHLQHQEIDRWNQISRRVRIPWHADGVISQFEGYEDLEEFDWAAYRARYGNIGRLDLILQAEGDSTNRYKLSKQADVLMLFYLFSAEELRNLLARLGYTLPPELIPRTIRYYLARTSHGSTLSRLAHGWVLARTDRARSWALFEQALQADLADTQGGTTREGVHLGAMAGTADMVMRCYGGVEIREEALWLHPVLPDGLGAASFQLRYRGQPISISLSRHTMAMRLHPCSAAPIRVCAEGLERTLRPGQVWEVPLTPASSPAQPGGSSGCTTSTVGSRDDD from the coding sequence ATGCGCCTGGAGCACCTGGTGCCGGCCCTGGCGAGCACGGACCAGGGGTATCGTGCGGTCATCTTCGACATGGATGGGGTCGTCACGGACACCGCCGGGGTGCACGCCCGGGCCTGGAAGGCCCTCTTCGACGAGATCCTCCCCGCCCTGTCCCCCACAGTGCAGGAACTCTTCGACGCGGACACAGACTACCGGGCCTACCTCGACGGGCGCCCCCGCCGGGACGGGGTGCGCACGTTCTTGGCCGCCCGCGGGCTCAGCGTACCCGAGGGCGGGCCCGGTGACGGTGCGCAGATGCTCACCGTCCATGGGCTGGCCGCCCGCAAGCAGGAGCTCTTCGCCGCGGAGCTGACCCGGCAGGGAGTCAGGGCGTTCCCCGATGCCCTGGTGGTGTTGCGCGCACTGGTCTCCCGGGGCGTGCCCACAGCCCTGGTGACCTCCAGCCGCAACAGTGCCTCGGTACTGGAGGCGGCCCGGGTGGGGCACCTGTTCACCGTGCGCGTCGACGGCACCGACGCGCACCGGCTGGGGATGCCGGGCAAACCGGATCCGGCCGTCTTCCTGGAAGCGGCCCGCCGCCTGGAGGTAGCACCGGCCGAGGCCGTGGTGATTGAAGACTCCACCGCCGGGGTCACCGCCGCCGCCGCCGGGGGGTTCGGCCAGGTGGTGGGGGTGGACCGGACCGGGAATGCCCATGAGCTGACGGCAGCCGGTGCCCACCTCGTGGTGGAGGACCTCCGGAGGGTGCCGCTGGTACCTCTGGCCGAGGACGGTCTGCAGATGGAGCATCGAGGGCCGTGGTGCGGCGGGGCGGTCACCGCCGCGGCCGACGGGTGGCGACTGGTCTATGACCGGTTCGATCCGGTCCAGGAGGGTACCCGGGAGGCCCTGTGCACGCTGGGCAACGGGTACTGGGCCACCCGCGGGGCGGTACCGGGCAGCACCGCCGACGGGACCCACTACCCCGGGACCTACTTCGCCGGCGTCTACAACCGCCGCACCACCGATCTGGCCGGGCACCAGGTCGAGACAGAGCACTTGGTCAACGCCCCCGACTGGACGTACCTGAGTGTGCGCCCGGCCCAGGGGACCCTGTTGCATCCGGGGTGCCCGGAAATGATCGCTCACCACCAAGTCCTGGACCTGCGCCACGGGGTGCTGACCCGCACCAACCGCTACCGTGACGCCACCGGTCACACCACCCGGGTCACGTCGCGTCAACTCCACAGCCTGGCACGTCCGTATGTGGCCGCCCTGGAGGTCACAGTGGAGGCCGAAGACTGGTCCGGGGAACTGATCGTCGAGTCCACCGTCAACAGCGCGGTGTCCAACCGCAACGTGATCGCCGATCGCGAGTTGGCCAACGAACACTGGGGTCCGGTGGAATCCCGGGAGCTGGACGCAGAAACGGTGCTCTGCCAGGCGACCACCACCCAGTCCGGCATCACCGTGGCCACCGCCGCCCGCACCCGGGTCTTCCCCTGCTCCGCCCAGACCGGCCGGCGCCTGGCCACGCGCCATGGCCATGGCCATGGCCATGAGATCACGCTGATGTTGCGCCCCGGACAGCCGGTGACGCTGGAGAAGACCGCGGTCGTGGCCACCTCCCGAGACCGGGCCCTGTCCACCCCTGCCCTGGACGTGGGCTCGAAGATCGATGAGGCACCCAGGTTCGCTCTGCTGCTGGCGGAACAGGGGACGGCCTGGGCGGAGCTGTGGGATCGCTTCGGCATCGACCTGGAGGCCGGGGCTGCCCAGGAGCTGGCGTTGAACCTGCACCTCTTCCACGTGCTGCAGACGGTCGCGGCAACGGGCCCGGACCTGGACGCCGGCCTGCCCGCCCGTGGGTTGCACGGCGAGGGATATCGCGGCCACATTTTCTGGGATGAGCTCTTCGTCTACCCCATGCTCACCCTGCGCCGCCCCGAACTGACCCGGTCCTTCCTGCTCTACCGTTATCGACGCCTCGGGGCGGCCCGGGCAGCGGCCCGTCAAGCAGGGCTGGAGGGGGCGCTGTTCCCGTGGCAGTCCGGTAGCGACGGGCGGGAGGAGACGCCGACGGCGCTGTTCAACGTCCGCAACGGACAGTGGATGCCGGACAACTCCCATCGGCAGCGCCACGTCGGGTTGGCCGTGGCCTACAGCGTGTGGCAGTACTACCAGGCCACCGACGACATCGGCTTCCTCACCGACTACGGCGCGGAGATGATCATCGAGGTGGCCCGGCTGGTCAGCAGCCTGGCCGTCCACGACCCCGTCGAGGACCGTTTCGACATCACGGGGGTGATGGGCCCGGACGAATATCACGACGGCTACCCGGACGCTCCGGGCCAGGGGGTGCGCAACAACACCTACACCAACGTCTTGGCCGCCTGGGTCCTGGCCCGCGCCGGGGAGATCGTCGATTTGCTGGCCGGCCACGACTGCGACCCGTTGTGGCGCCAGCTGCATCTGCAGCACCAGGAAATCGACCGCTGGAACCAGATCAGCCGTCGAGTGCGCATCCCCTGGCACGCGGACGGCGTCATCAGCCAGTTCGAGGGCTACGAGGATCTGGAGGAGTTCGACTGGGCGGCTTACCGCGCCCGCTACGGCAACATCGGCCGGCTGGACCTCATCCTCCAGGCCGAGGGCGACTCCACCAACCGCTACAAGCTCTCCAAACAGGCCGACGTGCTGATGCTCTTCTACCTGTTCTCCGCCGAGGAACTGCGGAACCTTCTCGCCCGCCTGGGCTACACCCTGCCCCCGGAGCTCATTCCCCGCACGATCCGCTACTACCTGGCCCGCACCAGCCACGGCTCGACGCTGAGTCGGCTGGCCCACGGCTGGGTGCTGGCCCGCACCGATCGGGCCCGGTCCTGGGCCCTGTTCGAACAAGCCCTGCAAGCTGACCTCGCCGACACGCAGGGCGGGACCACCCGCGAAGGCGTTCACCTCGGGGCCATGGCCGGAACCGCCGACATGGTGATGCGCTGCTACGGGGGCGTGGAGATCCGGGAGGAGGCCCTGTGGCTGCACCCGGTGCTACCGGATGGGCTGGGCGCGGCCTCCTTCCAGCTCAGGTACCGGGGCCAGCCGATCAGCATCAGCCTCAGCCGGCACACCATGGCGATGCGTCTTCATCCCTGTTCGGCCGCACCCATCCGGGTGTGCGCCGAAGGCCTGGAGAGAACTCTGCGCCCCGGTCAGGTCTGGGAGGTGCCGCTCACCCCAGCATCATCCCCGGCCCAGCCAGGCGGTTCCAGCGGGTGCACTACCTCCACGGTGGGGAGCCGAGACGATGACTAA